The Leucobacter chromiiresistens genome has a window encoding:
- a CDS encoding DNA-3-methyladenine glycosylase 2 family protein encodes MPPTTPTPHPTPTPTPTPAPPTPVPALPLDFDACYRAASGRDSRWDGRFYLGVTSTGIYCRPSCPARKPLPENCRFFPSAAACVAAGFRACKRCRPEAVPGTRDWDARGDLVGRAVRRIRDGAIDAVGVAGLARELAVSERHLRRMLVDEVGAGPLQLARTRRAHAARALIDETDLPLADIAFAAGFGSVRQFGEVMRGEFGAAPSQLARRTGASVAGPSSDERPALALRLRTRAPYDAAGLRASLVAHAIPGRDIIHPDGTTEHALDVPGGTAVVRVHWPELPPAAALPEARGTTIAIPVSLALPRLSDAMPAIEIVRRMLDLDADPAQIAEALGADPRLAPLLAARPGLRLPAARSSAETALGTVLGQQVSLAAARTLQGRLAARFGRPLTGVAEAPGFYGALDVAAIAAESVSSLRETLGLTNSRAATLQTLAAALSSGLDLGSGADRDRARRELAALRGIGPWSVEMIAMRALGDPDAYPAGDLILRRALGDPAPRAAERIAEPWRPYRGYATQHLWADFLAASARKDLP; translated from the coding sequence GTGCCCCCGACGACCCCGACCCCGCACCCGACGCCGACCCCGACGCCGACCCCAGCCCCGCCGACGCCGGTCCCCGCGCTGCCCCTCGACTTCGACGCGTGCTATCGCGCGGCGTCGGGCCGCGACAGCCGGTGGGACGGGAGGTTCTACCTCGGGGTGACGAGCACCGGCATCTACTGCCGGCCGTCGTGCCCGGCGCGGAAGCCCCTGCCCGAGAACTGCCGGTTCTTCCCGAGCGCGGCGGCGTGCGTCGCCGCGGGGTTCCGGGCGTGCAAGCGGTGCCGCCCCGAGGCGGTGCCCGGCACCCGCGACTGGGACGCCCGCGGCGATCTCGTCGGCCGGGCCGTGCGCCGCATCCGCGACGGCGCGATCGACGCGGTCGGCGTCGCCGGGCTCGCGCGGGAGCTCGCCGTCAGCGAGCGGCACCTGCGGCGCATGCTCGTCGACGAGGTCGGCGCCGGGCCGCTGCAGCTCGCCCGCACGCGGCGCGCGCACGCCGCGCGGGCGCTCATCGACGAGACCGATCTGCCGCTCGCCGACATCGCCTTCGCCGCGGGCTTCGGCAGCGTGCGGCAGTTCGGCGAGGTGATGCGCGGGGAGTTCGGGGCGGCGCCGTCGCAGCTCGCGCGCCGCACCGGCGCATCGGTCGCAGGCCCGAGCTCCGACGAGCGGCCGGCCCTCGCGCTGCGGCTGCGCACCCGCGCGCCCTACGACGCGGCCGGGCTGCGCGCCTCGCTCGTCGCGCACGCGATTCCCGGCCGCGACATCATCCACCCCGACGGCACGACCGAGCACGCGCTCGATGTGCCCGGCGGTACGGCCGTCGTGCGCGTGCACTGGCCCGAGCTCCCGCCGGCGGCCGCCCTGCCCGAAGCGCGGGGCACGACGATCGCGATCCCGGTGTCGCTCGCACTGCCGCGGCTCTCCGATGCGATGCCCGCGATCGAGATCGTGCGCCGCATGCTCGATCTCGACGCCGACCCGGCGCAGATCGCCGAGGCCCTCGGCGCCGATCCGCGGCTCGCCCCGCTCCTCGCGGCGCGCCCCGGGCTGCGCCTGCCCGCGGCGCGATCGTCTGCGGAGACCGCGCTCGGCACGGTGCTCGGGCAGCAGGTGTCGCTCGCCGCGGCGCGCACCCTGCAGGGCAGGCTCGCGGCCCGCTTCGGGCGCCCGCTCACGGGTGTGGCCGAGGCGCCGGGGTTCTACGGTGCGCTCGATGTCGCCGCGATCGCTGCAGAGTCGGTGAGCTCGCTGCGCGAGACGCTCGGCCTCACGAACAGCCGCGCGGCGACCCTCCAGACCCTCGCCGCGGCGCTGTCGAGCGGGCTCGACCTCGGGAGCGGCGCCGACCGCGACCGCGCCCGTCGCGAGCTCGCTGCGCTGCGGGGCATCGGGCCGTGGAGCGTGGAGATGATCGCGATGCGCGCGCTGGGCGATCCCGACGCGTACCCGGCCGGCGACCTCATCCTGCGCCGGGCGCTCGGCGATCCGGCACCGCGAGCAGCCGAGCGGATCGCCGAGCCCTGGCGCCCGTACCGCGGCTATGCGACTCAGCACCTGTGGGCCGACTTCCTCGCCGCGTCCGCACGAAAGGACCTCCCATGA
- a CDS encoding tyramine oxidase subunit B, with translation MPHPHPADAPASDTRIDFLYLSEPDMIRAGVTDMAACVDTMSDMLGLFAAGDYRMAGTENNSHGAQIFFPETETFPGMPVDGPDRRFMAMPAYLGGDYQTAGCKWYGSNVANKERGLPRSILMFTLSDKDTGAPLAIMSANLLSAYRTGAIPGVGARYLAREDARVVGIVGPGPMNRTSLESFVAVRPGIETVRVFGRSQGGVDTFIAWAADRFPQLALEQVDSFEAAVRGSDIVSIAVPSQSGSQHYPLVCDEWVKPGAFICCSAHLAVEESLVQRSRHVADARKIYQAWAEELPEPAHETVGIWGIHLVDRVRDGRMTPEQFEDVGEIIRGVAPGRRHDDEIFIYSVGGMPVEDVAWATRVYRNAVRDGIGTTLNLWDAPALA, from the coding sequence GTGCCGCACCCCCACCCCGCCGACGCACCCGCGAGCGACACCCGCATCGACTTCCTGTACCTCAGCGAGCCCGACATGATCCGCGCCGGCGTCACCGACATGGCCGCATGCGTCGACACGATGTCCGACATGCTCGGCCTCTTCGCCGCCGGCGACTACCGCATGGCCGGCACCGAGAACAACTCGCACGGCGCGCAGATCTTCTTCCCCGAAACCGAGACCTTCCCCGGCATGCCCGTCGACGGCCCCGACCGGCGCTTCATGGCGATGCCCGCCTACCTCGGCGGCGACTACCAGACCGCCGGCTGCAAATGGTACGGCTCCAACGTCGCCAACAAGGAGCGCGGCCTGCCGCGCTCGATCCTCATGTTCACCCTCAGCGACAAAGACACGGGCGCGCCCCTCGCGATCATGTCGGCGAACCTGCTCAGCGCGTACCGCACCGGCGCGATCCCCGGCGTCGGCGCCCGCTACCTCGCCCGCGAAGACGCCCGCGTGGTCGGCATCGTCGGGCCCGGCCCGATGAACCGCACCTCGCTCGAATCGTTCGTCGCCGTCAGGCCCGGCATCGAGACCGTGCGCGTCTTCGGGCGCAGCCAGGGCGGCGTCGACACCTTCATCGCTTGGGCCGCCGACCGGTTTCCTCAGCTCGCGCTCGAGCAGGTCGACAGCTTCGAGGCCGCGGTGCGCGGATCGGACATCGTCAGCATCGCCGTGCCCAGCCAATCGGGATCGCAGCACTACCCGCTCGTGTGCGACGAATGGGTGAAACCCGGCGCCTTCATCTGCTGCTCGGCGCACCTCGCCGTCGAGGAATCGCTCGTGCAGCGCTCCCGCCACGTCGCCGACGCCCGCAAGATCTACCAGGCATGGGCCGAGGAGCTCCCCGAACCCGCCCACGAGACCGTGGGCATCTGGGGCATCCACCTCGTCGACCGCGTGCGCGACGGACGCATGACGCCCGAGCAGTTCGAAGACGTCGGCGAGATCATCCGCGGCGTCGCCCCCGGCCGGCGCCACGACGACGAGATCTTCATCTACTCGGTCGGCGGCATGCCCGTCGAAGACGTCGCCTGGGCGACCCGCGTCTACCGCAACGCGGTGCGCGACGGCATCGGCACCACCCTGAACCTGTGGGACGCGCCCGCGCTCGCCTGA
- a CDS encoding extracellular solute-binding protein, translating to MSKKTALGVSAVMISALALTACSGSGGSGSANPDAVEINVLGYAALFEDQYTAAVIDEFNASQDDIVVNFVPAQHSAEMLGKLRSESASPTVDLAIMDASVAHTGNQEGLFSKVSADEVPNIANVVELGQSADGFGPAVTFDNLVVLYNTAEVKNPPKGIEDLWDAPENSVSIPAPPDIQGHTLTILTANNLGDDYQESIEPAIEKLSELAPLVNTWEPVPDVYQPVISGTSQYGVGWNARAQYFADDSDGAMGVVQPDDGIGFQINTINLVEGSEKADAAREFMDYALSKEAQESFAEALFYAPVVSDAELPEEITDRVADSADPNIVDIDWIWLADERDAWTEQWRRNVIGG from the coding sequence ATGTCGAAGAAGACCGCACTCGGCGTATCCGCCGTGATGATCTCTGCGCTCGCGCTGACCGCCTGCAGCGGGTCGGGCGGGTCGGGCTCCGCGAACCCCGACGCCGTCGAGATCAACGTGCTCGGCTACGCCGCGCTCTTCGAGGATCAGTACACCGCCGCCGTGATCGACGAGTTCAACGCCTCGCAAGACGACATCGTCGTGAACTTCGTGCCGGCGCAGCACAGCGCCGAGATGCTCGGCAAGCTCCGCAGCGAATCGGCGAGCCCCACCGTCGACCTCGCGATCATGGACGCCTCGGTCGCCCACACCGGCAATCAGGAGGGGCTCTTCTCGAAGGTCTCCGCCGACGAGGTGCCGAACATCGCCAACGTCGTCGAGCTCGGCCAGAGCGCCGACGGCTTCGGCCCGGCGGTCACCTTCGACAACCTCGTCGTGCTCTACAACACGGCCGAGGTGAAGAATCCGCCGAAGGGCATCGAAGACCTGTGGGATGCGCCCGAGAACTCCGTGTCGATCCCCGCCCCGCCCGACATCCAGGGGCACACCCTCACCATTCTCACCGCGAACAACCTCGGCGACGACTACCAGGAGAGCATCGAGCCCGCCATCGAGAAGCTCTCCGAGCTCGCGCCCCTCGTCAATACGTGGGAGCCGGTGCCCGACGTCTACCAGCCCGTCATCTCGGGCACCTCGCAGTACGGCGTCGGGTGGAACGCCCGCGCGCAGTACTTCGCAGACGACTCCGACGGAGCCATGGGCGTCGTGCAGCCCGACGACGGCATCGGGTTCCAGATCAATACGATCAACCTCGTCGAAGGCAGCGAGAAGGCCGACGCGGCCCGCGAGTTCATGGACTACGCCCTCTCGAAGGAGGCGCAGGAGTCGTTCGCCGAGGCGCTCTTCTACGCCCCCGTCGTCTCCGACGCGGAACTGCCCGAGGAGATCACCGATCGCGTCGCCGATTCGGCCGATCCCAACATCGTCGACATCGACTGGATCTGGCTCGCCGACGAGCGCGACGCCTGGACCGAGCAGTGGCGACGCAACGTCATCGGAGGCTGA
- a CDS encoding TetR/AcrR family transcriptional regulator, producing MKDLSGREALLRATVVVVAAGGLRALTYRAVAAEAGVSHGLVRHHFGTRDQLIAEAMEYAIDESLKGSNMVGDALTAETFAAGIESLADRESGSQAFQYELLLESRRRPELRPLAERHYLAYREAISRQLARLGVRDAGLTELIWFALDGIVFKQLVLPESVAPALARLRSLVAQAQSAD from the coding sequence ATGAAAGACCTCTCGGGCCGTGAGGCGCTGCTGCGCGCCACCGTGGTCGTCGTGGCGGCCGGCGGGCTGCGCGCGCTCACCTATCGCGCGGTCGCCGCGGAGGCCGGAGTCTCGCACGGGCTCGTGCGCCATCACTTCGGCACTCGCGATCAGCTCATCGCCGAGGCGATGGAGTACGCCATCGACGAGAGCCTCAAGGGATCGAACATGGTGGGCGACGCGCTGACCGCCGAGACGTTCGCGGCGGGGATCGAATCGCTGGCCGACCGCGAGAGCGGTTCGCAGGCGTTCCAGTACGAGCTGCTGCTCGAATCGCGGCGGCGCCCCGAGCTACGGCCGCTCGCCGAGCGCCACTACCTCGCCTACCGGGAGGCGATCTCGCGGCAGCTCGCGCGTCTCGGGGTGCGCGACGCCGGGCTCACCGAGCTCATCTGGTTCGCGCTCGACGGCATCGTGTTCAAGCAGCTGGTGCTGCCCGAGAGCGTCGCGCCGGCGCTCGCTCGCCTGCGCTCTCTCGTCGCACAGGCCCAGAGCGCGGACTGA
- a CDS encoding ABC transporter permease, protein MAATHTNTELISVGMKSNRARNRSRLSAYGLVLPGVIGLFASFLVPLFVMIRMSLNENGSGGQLIETFTLASYHKALADPFYWEVVGNTLMLGLVCGLAAVVLSYPIALFLTRTTSRWKGVLIALAIAPLLTSAVARTFGWMAILGDQGVINAALMNTGLLSSPLRLSNNFLGTSIALVEILMPYAILAMISGFGRINSSLEEAAGSLGASKVKVFLRVTLPLSLPGVFTGFLLVFVLAVSSFVTPKLLGGGRVFILATEVYSEATQTLNWPLASALSVILLVVFGAIVAVYQRLIKRFEG, encoded by the coding sequence ATGGCTGCAACGCACACCAACACCGAACTCATCAGCGTCGGCATGAAGTCGAATCGGGCGCGCAACCGCTCCCGACTCTCCGCCTACGGGCTGGTGCTCCCCGGGGTGATCGGGCTCTTCGCGAGCTTCCTCGTGCCGCTGTTCGTGATGATCCGCATGTCGCTCAACGAGAACGGATCGGGCGGCCAGCTGATCGAGACGTTCACCCTCGCCTCCTACCACAAGGCGCTCGCCGACCCGTTCTACTGGGAGGTCGTCGGCAACACGCTGATGCTGGGGCTCGTCTGCGGGCTCGCCGCGGTTGTGCTCTCGTACCCGATCGCGCTGTTCCTCACCCGCACGACGTCGCGGTGGAAGGGGGTGCTCATCGCGCTCGCCATCGCCCCGCTGCTCACCTCCGCGGTGGCGCGCACCTTCGGGTGGATGGCGATCCTCGGCGACCAGGGCGTCATCAACGCGGCGCTGATGAACACGGGGCTCCTCAGCAGTCCGCTGCGGCTGAGCAACAACTTCCTGGGCACGTCGATCGCGCTGGTGGAGATTCTCATGCCGTACGCGATCCTCGCGATGATCTCCGGGTTCGGCCGCATCAACAGCTCCCTCGAAGAGGCGGCCGGATCGCTCGGCGCCTCCAAGGTGAAGGTGTTCCTGCGGGTGACGCTCCCCCTGTCGCTCCCGGGCGTCTTCACCGGGTTCCTGCTCGTCTTCGTGCTCGCCGTGAGCTCGTTCGTGACGCCCAAGCTGCTCGGCGGCGGGCGCGTGTTCATCCTCGCGACCGAGGTGTACAGCGAGGCGACGCAGACGCTCAACTGGCCGTTGGCCTCCGCCCTCTCGGTCATCCTCCTCGTCGTCTTCGGCGCGATCGTGGCCGTCTATCAACGACTCATCAAGCGATTCGAAGGGTGA
- a CDS encoding ABC transporter ATP-binding protein, with protein MTQQLDPEYLSIRNLQKTYPKTTAPAVNDVNLDVQQGDLVALLGPSGCGKTTTLRMVAGLLEPTSGEIRVNGEDVVSTPVHKRGMGMVFQSYALFPHLTVEENVAFGLQMHKVPRAQIAPRTAEALDKVQLGHLRARKPAELSGGQQQRVALARALVIHPTLLLLDEPLSNLDAKLREAMRREIRGIQQESGTTTLFVTHDQDEALDMADRIAILNNGVIEQYDRPTAIYESPATKFVANFVGKANFLEVGAVSGGSGGSGSTYQVHSDLFGSFAVAGAPGVTGAASLVVRPHRVTVEPSGERLGSLPTARARVTASSYTGNVRSYDLRLDSGQEMRADKLSSARDELRIGDEAYVSFEPGDAHLVPEG; from the coding sequence ATGACGCAGCAGCTGGACCCGGAGTACCTGTCGATCCGCAACCTCCAGAAGACGTACCCGAAGACCACCGCCCCCGCGGTCAACGATGTGAACCTCGACGTGCAGCAGGGCGACCTCGTCGCCCTGCTGGGCCCCTCGGGGTGCGGCAAGACCACCACCCTGCGCATGGTCGCGGGCCTGCTGGAGCCGACATCGGGCGAGATCCGGGTGAACGGCGAAGACGTCGTCTCCACGCCCGTACACAAGCGCGGCATGGGCATGGTCTTCCAGTCGTACGCTCTGTTCCCGCACCTCACGGTCGAGGAGAACGTGGCCTTCGGCCTGCAGATGCACAAGGTGCCGCGGGCGCAGATCGCCCCGCGCACCGCCGAAGCGCTCGACAAGGTGCAGCTCGGGCACCTCAGGGCGCGCAAACCCGCCGAGCTCTCGGGCGGCCAGCAGCAGCGCGTCGCGCTGGCGCGGGCGCTTGTGATCCACCCCACCCTGCTGCTGCTCGACGAGCCGCTCTCGAACCTCGACGCGAAGCTCCGCGAGGCGATGCGCCGTGAGATTCGCGGCATCCAGCAGGAGTCGGGCACCACCACCCTGTTCGTCACGCATGACCAGGACGAGGCGCTCGACATGGCGGATCGCATCGCCATCCTCAACAACGGCGTCATCGAGCAGTACGACCGCCCGACCGCCATCTACGAGAGCCCCGCCACCAAGTTCGTCGCGAACTTCGTGGGCAAGGCGAACTTCCTCGAGGTCGGCGCCGTGTCGGGCGGCTCGGGCGGATCCGGCAGCACGTACCAGGTGCACTCCGACCTGTTCGGAAGCTTCGCCGTGGCGGGGGCGCCCGGCGTCACCGGCGCGGCGTCGCTCGTGGTGCGGCCGCACCGCGTCACCGTCGAGCCGAGCGGCGAGCGCCTCGGATCGCTCCCCACCGCGCGGGCCCGCGTCACCGCGTCCAGCTACACCGGCAACGTGCGCAGCTACGACCTGCGGCTCGACAGCGGGCAGGAGATGCGCGCCGACAAGCTGAGCTCCGCGCGCGACGAGCTGCGCATCGGCGACGAGGCGTACGTGTCGTTCGAGCCGGGCGACGCGCACCTCGTGCCGGAGGGGTGA
- a CDS encoding ABC transporter permease, translating to MAKILNRIIVTIVYLFLLAPIIAVVIISFNDSKSLAIEFGAPSFQWYQSILENSELMDGARVSLITAVITAVVVLLLGVPVALAIARYEFPGKAAISGFFLSPLLVPGVVLGLGLLLVFQPVGLVGTYPGIVLAHFGVTVPYVIRTTLSSLTTSDMRCEEAARVHGANSFTTFRRVTLPIIAPGILAGGVMAFIISFDEAVISLFVAGSGHTTLPVEMFRYLQYRSDPGLAALSAILIALSVVIVFIVERAVGLRKVVNS from the coding sequence ATGGCCAAGATTCTGAACCGCATCATCGTGACGATCGTCTACCTGTTCCTGCTCGCGCCGATCATCGCGGTCGTCATCATCTCGTTCAACGACTCGAAGAGTCTCGCCATCGAGTTCGGGGCGCCCTCGTTCCAGTGGTACCAGAGCATCCTCGAGAACAGCGAGCTGATGGACGGCGCCCGCGTCAGCCTCATCACCGCGGTGATCACCGCCGTCGTCGTGCTGCTGCTGGGCGTTCCGGTGGCCCTCGCGATCGCGCGGTACGAGTTCCCCGGCAAGGCCGCGATCTCGGGGTTCTTCCTCTCGCCGCTCCTCGTGCCGGGCGTCGTGCTCGGCCTCGGCCTGCTGCTCGTCTTCCAGCCGGTCGGGCTCGTCGGCACCTACCCCGGCATCGTGCTCGCGCACTTCGGGGTGACCGTGCCGTACGTGATCCGCACGACGCTCTCGAGCCTCACCACGAGCGACATGCGGTGCGAGGAGGCGGCGCGGGTGCACGGCGCGAACTCGTTCACCACGTTCCGCCGCGTGACCCTGCCGATCATCGCGCCGGGCATCCTCGCCGGCGGCGTGATGGCGTTCATCATCTCGTTCGACGAGGCGGTCATCTCGCTCTTCGTCGCCGGATCGGGGCACACCACCCTGCCCGTCGAGATGTTCCGCTACCTGCAGTACCGCTCGGACCCGGGCCTCGCCGCGCTGTCGGCGATCCTCATCGCACTCTCGGTGGTCATCGTGTTCATCGTCGAGCGCGCCGTGGGCCTGCGGAAGGTGGTGAACTCGTAG
- a CDS encoding methylated-DNA--[protein]-cysteine S-methyltransferase, translated as MTRAPHDPTRAPHDPTRAPHDPTRAPHDPTRAPHDPTRAPHDPARAPLRRTVVDIVGAPFHAIWSPEDGALRAAGFATEADPEARSLEARLRAADPTAAERGIADASAGAAAPADPVAEALRAYASGEVAAIDALAVRQVETPFRGDVWRALRGVRAGRAVTYTELAALAGRPSAVRAAASGCANNLVALVVPCHRIVRADGGLGGYLFGVGLKERLLRHEGALQHELPLG; from the coding sequence ATGACCCGCGCTCCGCACGACCCGACCCGCGCTCCGCACGACCCGACCCGCGCTCCGCACGACCCGACCCGCGCTCCGCACGACCCGACCCGCGCTCCGCACGACCCGACCCGCGCTCCGCACGACCCCGCTCGCGCTCCGCTCCGCCGCACCGTCGTCGACATCGTCGGGGCGCCGTTCCACGCCATCTGGTCGCCGGAGGACGGCGCACTCCGGGCGGCGGGGTTCGCCACCGAGGCCGACCCCGAGGCGCGATCACTCGAGGCGCGACTGCGCGCCGCCGACCCGACTGCGGCGGAACGCGGGATCGCGGACGCCTCGGCGGGCGCCGCAGCGCCCGCCGATCCCGTCGCCGAGGCGCTGCGCGCGTATGCGTCCGGCGAGGTCGCCGCCATCGACGCGCTCGCCGTGCGGCAGGTCGAGACGCCGTTCCGCGGCGACGTGTGGCGGGCGCTCCGCGGGGTGCGGGCGGGTCGCGCGGTGACGTACACCGAGCTCGCCGCGCTCGCGGGGCGCCCGTCCGCCGTGCGCGCCGCGGCTTCGGGGTGCGCGAACAACCTCGTCGCGCTCGTCGTCCCCTGCCACCGGATCGTGCGCGCCGACGGCGGGCTCGGCGGCTACCTCTTCGGCGTCGGTCTCAAAGAGCGCCTGCTGCGTCACGAGGGTGCGCTGCAGCACGAGCTGCCGCTCGGCTGA
- the solA gene encoding N-methyl-L-tryptophan oxidase: MELQHTDVIVIGAGTVGSMALWQLSKRPGLRVVGIEQYGRVHAHGSYAGESRVFRTAVHEGGTYVGMIQRSRALWRELERESGRDIYAEVGCLSIAPEGFPDLETAIGTVRQFDLPHRLLSTEELRAEYPQHRIADGDVGLLDAHGGGLRPEVAVMSALDLAEANGAELHVNTPVLEIEERSGGVVVRTPQRAWLARSVVVASGSWSTRLSPALHDLLRLQVLGLTWFMPKHPERYAPAHFPAFLRDAGPIHFFGAPSFDGYSFKACTNPEWPVARDVDQVPTSHTRAELIKIGQRAAELFPEISPEPVRQSVHHCAYTPDRLPVVDRSPSGRVVTVTGLSGHGFKFSPQLGEWAAQLAAGDDLDAIAGWDPRFALPAHLERLAVTGPYTGGGH; the protein is encoded by the coding sequence ATGGAACTGCAGCACACCGACGTGATCGTCATCGGAGCGGGCACCGTGGGCTCGATGGCCCTCTGGCAGCTCAGCAAGCGCCCCGGCCTCCGGGTCGTCGGCATCGAGCAGTACGGGCGTGTGCACGCGCACGGCTCGTACGCGGGCGAATCGCGCGTCTTCCGCACCGCCGTGCACGAGGGCGGCACCTACGTCGGCATGATCCAACGATCCCGCGCGCTCTGGCGCGAGCTCGAACGGGAATCGGGCCGCGACATCTACGCGGAGGTCGGCTGCCTGAGCATCGCCCCCGAGGGATTCCCCGACCTCGAGACCGCCATCGGAACGGTGCGGCAGTTCGACCTCCCCCACCGACTGCTCAGCACCGAAGAGCTGCGCGCCGAATACCCCCAGCACCGCATCGCCGACGGCGACGTCGGGCTGCTCGACGCGCACGGCGGCGGGCTGCGACCCGAAGTCGCCGTGATGTCGGCGCTCGACCTCGCCGAGGCGAACGGCGCCGAGCTGCATGTCAACACCCCCGTGCTCGAGATCGAGGAGCGGAGCGGCGGCGTCGTCGTGCGCACCCCCCAGCGGGCGTGGCTCGCGCGATCCGTCGTCGTCGCATCGGGATCGTGGTCGACGCGGCTCTCCCCCGCCCTGCACGACCTGCTCCGCCTCCAGGTGCTCGGGCTCACCTGGTTCATGCCGAAGCACCCCGAGCGGTACGCGCCCGCGCACTTCCCCGCGTTCCTGCGAGACGCCGGACCGATCCACTTCTTCGGAGCGCCCAGCTTCGACGGATACTCGTTCAAGGCCTGCACCAACCCCGAGTGGCCGGTCGCCCGCGACGTCGACCAGGTGCCGACGTCGCACACGCGCGCCGAACTCATCAAGATCGGGCAGCGGGCCGCCGAGCTCTTCCCCGAGATCAGCCCCGAACCGGTGCGCCAGAGCGTGCACCACTGCGCCTACACCCCGGATCGCCTGCCCGTGGTCGACCGCAGCCCGAGCGGGCGCGTCGTCACCGTCACCGGGCTCTCGGGCCACGGGTTCAAGTTCTCGCCGCAGCTCGGCGAGTGGGCGGCGCAGCTCGCGGCGGGAGACGACCTCGACGCGATCGCCGGGTGGGACCCGCGCTTCGCCCTCCCCGCGCACCTCGAGAGGCTCGCGGTCACCGGCCCCTACACCGGCGGCGGGCACTAG